The window TGTGCCTACATATACCATCATTCCAAGAAGGGCATCGATACCCAGTTTGATAGTAAACTTGGTAAGAAGCCCGAAAACTGCAATTGGGGCAAGAGACATGCTCCATTTGACCACTATCATACAGACAGCTTGCAAAGAGTTAAGGAAGCTGACCATTGGAGTTGACTGGTCCTTATTCAGAGATACAAGGGCAACCCCTATGATTATTGCAATGATCACAACCTGCAGCATTTCTCCATTAGCCATAGCCCCAAGAGGATTCGAAGGGAGGAGGCTTCCGATAAGTGATGAGGGAATAGTCAGAATTGAATGATCGAAACCCAAACCAGTGGAGTCTACCTGAACTCCACTTCCCATTGCACTTTCAATAAGGTCTCCACTTATATACTGCCCGGGATGGATATAAAGCGCCATTCCAATACCAATAGCAGTTGCAATTGCAGTCGTTATCATAAAATAAACAGCTGTTGAAAGCCCTGTCTTTTTGAGGGCGCTCATGCTCTGGCTTGAAGCTACCCCAAGGATAATGGAGGCAAAAACAAGCGGGACTACAATCATCTTCAGAAGCCCGAGGAAAATATAACCCGGTAGTGCAATCCATTCTCCAATAATTTCTGCAGAAACGGGGTCAACGTACCCTCCAAAAGGACCGAGAAAAAGCCCCATAAATACTCCGAGCATCATGCTTATGAGGATCTTTAGCCAGAGCTTTTTTTCAAGTAAACCACGAAGTTGATCGCTCATGTTTTTAAGGGAATGGTTGTGCCAGAAATCTATAGGGTAATAAATACGCGTGATTCCGTTAGTGATTCCTCGGCGAATTTCTTTCGTTTCCTCGGCGATTTCATGCGTGAATTCCCTCGGGTTCGGGATGTAACGGTGGTCTTTGCTTTTCATGGGGGATCACAATAAAAATCGTAATGGATTTCAAAAGATTATTTCTTTTTTAGAAATTTAGTCCAAACTTCTTTTTAATTTGTCATTAAATTATATAAAATCTTAGGAAAATATTCAACATTTATTGAGTCTTCTAGAGAACATGGCTGGCCTAAAAGGAAAAATAGGATTTCGAAATAAAAATTGCGCTGACGCCCCCCGTTGCAAGCAACTGGATATGTTCACGCTCCTGCTCCAGGTCCATGAAAGAAGACAAAAACTTAATACGATTTAGTTTCAAGCAAAATATCACAAACAAAAGATTGATGGACAAATATCGAGTGATTTTCCTCTGGTTCTTGGGAAAGTGATCCAAATTTCAAAGTTTTGAAAATGACCCAAAAGGAGCAAGATTATAATTTATCTCACCGGAGTAAAAAAAGATCTCCTGCAACGTGGGAAAGGGATAAGGCTGGCCATTTATCAGGGCGAATGTCCCGTTGGAACTCCTGAAGCAGTACAGAGCAATATTGAAAAACTTGAAGAAGTTGCAAAGCAGGCTAAAAAGTATGATGCCCAGCTTATTAGCTTTCCAGAATTGTACTTGACTGGTTATGCTCTCAACCCGAATTTGGTTAAACAGTTAGCAGAAGAGGTTAATGGACCCTCTGTAAGAAAAGTTTCCGAAATTGCTAGAGACAATGATATAGCTATTATCTTTCCTTATCCAGAAAGGGATTCCAGTTTGGGAGAAGTTCAGAGACTTTTTATTATTTTCTGGGTTTTTGATTGATTGCAGTCAATTGCCAGTGGAATTTATGGTAAATTTTGGCGATCCCAGAAGATTTTAAAAAGTCTCAAATATTTAAATATTTCTCATTTTACCAACAATATAGATATATTTAATTTATATATTCTCTATAGAATAATGATAATTTTTCATAAACCAAGAACTATAGACAACATCCAAAGAAAAATTTTATATACATAAACGATTAATCAATATCTAGCAACTAATTTGCGTGGTGATCTTTATAACAGACATGAGAAATTTTGTTTTGAGAGACGAAGAAGGAAATGAGCACGGCGTTTTCACTGGAAAACAGCCTCGTCAGGCTGCACTGAAAGCTGCAAACCGAAGCACAGGAACAAAAGCCAAGCCGGAGATTATCCGCCTCAGGGAACGCGGGACAAAGAAGATGCATGTTTTCAAGGCATGGAAACAGGTTGTCAAAGCCCCCGAAAATAGGCCTTCCTGGATGCCAGAGAAAATCAGCAAGCCTTTTGTCAAGAAAGAGAAAATAGAAACAATCGAATAAATATAAAGGAAGCAAAAGGAAAATAGGTTTTATAGTAAAACTTATTTTACTTTATTTTCTGAAAGCAACGTTTTGATTTAAAATGTTGCTATTTCTCTTTTTAGCCT is drawn from Methanosarcina lacustris Z-7289 and contains these coding sequences:
- a CDS encoding dicarboxylate/amino acid:cation symporter; its protein translation is MKSKDHRYIPNPREFTHEIAEETKEIRRGITNGITRIYYPIDFWHNHSLKNMSDQLRGLLEKKLWLKILISMMLGVFMGLFLGPFGGYVDPVSAEIIGEWIALPGYIFLGLLKMIVVPLVFASIILGVASSQSMSALKKTGLSTAVYFMITTAIATAIGIGMALYIHPGQYISGDLIESAMGSGVQVDSTGLGFDHSILTIPSSLIGSLLPSNPLGAMANGEMLQVVIIAIIIGVALVSLNKDQSTPMVSFLNSLQAVCMIVVKWSMSLAPIAVFGLLTKFTIKLGIDALLGMMVYVGTVLASLLLLMCLNLLIVTIVARYNPFEFLKAIRDVMLLAFSTSSSAAVMPLSIKTAEEKLGVRASISQFVIPLGATVNMNGTALYQGVATVFLAEVFGIDLGPFQLLIVMVMAVAASIGTPSIPGVGIIVLALILNSVGIPTSGIALIMGVDRILDMTRTAVNVAGDLVACKVMDRWVGGDAKENVDKITEKKVEKAPEEKVEDKVKVNKDITASQSSNI
- a CDS encoding nitrilase-related carbon-nitrogen hydrolase, with product MYQGECPVGTPEAVQSNIEKLEEVAKQAKKYDAQLISFPELYLTGYALNPNLVKQLAEEVNGPSVRKVSEIARDNDIAIIFPYPERDSSLGEVQRLFIIFWVFD
- a CDS encoding non-histone chromosomal MC1 family protein, which gives rise to MTDMRNFVLRDEEGNEHGVFTGKQPRQAALKAANRSTGTKAKPEIIRLRERGTKKMHVFKAWKQVVKAPENRPSWMPEKISKPFVKKEKIETIE